The Oryza glaberrima chromosome 9, OglaRS2, whole genome shotgun sequence genome includes a window with the following:
- the LOC127784020 gene encoding uncharacterized protein LOC127784020 codes for MAAAEAEAGRRTLALVNMAAIMERADEALLPAVYREVGAALHATPMGLGALTLCRSFVQAACYPLAAYAAVRYNRAHVVAAGAFLWAAATFLVAVSDTFAQVAVARGLNGVGLALVTPAIQSLVADCSDDTTRGSAFGWLQLTGNIGSVIGGLFSLMLASTTIMGVAGWRVAFHIVALISVIVGALVRLFAVDPHFCSNIQDDGGGDQLPPRKSPLEEMKDLVVEARAVVRIPSFQIIVAQGVTGSFPWSALSFAPMWLELMGFTHEMTGLLTTSFALASSLGGLLGGKMGDRLAVRYPDSGRIVLSQISSASAIPLAALLLLALPDDSSSGFLHGFVMFIMGLSISWNGPATNNPIFAEIVPERSRTSIYALDRSFESVLASFAPPIVGFLAEHAYGYNPVSYGAGSSSDRENAAALAKALYTAIAIPMLLCCFIYSLLYGTYPRDRERARMDTLIASELQQIELERCHRAGIGRRSKDGTVIDVEYGEEESGDVADDDDDDEKALMHYHVEQSGSVGR; via the exons atggcggcggcggaggcggaggcggggaggaggacgcTGGCGCTGGTGAACATGGCGGCGATCATGGAGCGCGCCGACGAGGCGCTGCTGCCGGCGGTGTACAGGGAGGTGGGCGCGGCGCTGCACGCGACGCCCATGGGGCTCGGCGCGCTCACGCTGTGCCGCTCCTTCGTGCAGGCGGCGTGCTACCCGCtcgccgcctacgccgccgTGCGCTACAACCGCGcgcacgtcgtcgccgccggggccTTCCTctgggccgccgccaccttcctcgtcgccgtctccgaCACCTTCGCCCAG GTAGCGGTAGCGAGGGGATTGAACGGTGTTGGGCTAGCGCTCGTCACCCCAGCCATCCAATCTCTGGTGGCAGACTGCAGCGACGACACCACCCGTGGCTCCGCATTCGGATGGCTTCAGCTCACAGGAAACATCGGTTCGGTGATCGGAGGATTGTTCTCCCTCATGCTAGCATCCACGACGATCATGGGCGTCGCCGGTTGGCGCGTCGCGTTCCACATCGTCGCTCTGATTAGCGTGATCGTCGGCGCGTTGGTTCGCCTCTTCGCGGTGGATCCTCATTTCTGCAGCAACATCCAagacgacggtggtggtgatCAGCTACCTCCTCGCAAGTCGCCATTGGAGGAGATGAAGGATCTGGTGGTAGAAGCCAGGGCCGTGGTGAGGATACCGTCGTTTCAGATCATCGTCGCTCAGGGTGTCACAGGGTCATTTCCATGGTCCGCGCTGTCGTTCGCGCCGATGTGGCTGGAGCTGATGGGATTCACGCATGAGATGACCGGGCTTCTGACGACGAGCTTCGCGTTGGCGAGCTCGCTTGGGGGGCTTTTGGGTGGGAAGATGGGGGATCGTCTGGCTGTTCGCTACCCGGATTCTGGTCGGATTGTTCTGTCCCAGATAAGCTCAGCTTCGGCGATCCCGCTTGCGGCTTTGCTGCTCCTTGCGCTGCCTGATGATTCCTCTTCTGGATTCCTGCATGGGTTTGTCATGTTTATCATGGGGCTAAGCATCTCCTGGAATGGTCCTGCTACTAACAA CCCCATATTTGCGGAGATTGTTCCTGAGAGATCAAGGACAAGTATATACGCGCTGGACCGCTCTTTCGAGTCGGTCCTAGCCTCATTCGCTCCACCGATCGTCGGGTTCTTGGCGGAGCACGCCTACGGCTACAACCCGGTCTCCTACGGAGCCGGATCGAGCAGTGACAGGGAGAACGCCGCTGCCCTGGCCAAGGCTCTGTACACCGCGATCGCCATCCCCATGCTGCTCTGCTGCTTCATCTACTCCCTGCTGTATGGCACGTACCCGCGCGACAGGGAGAGGGCGAGGATGGACACCCTGATCGCGTCGGAGCTCCAGCAGATCGAGCTGGAGCGGTGCCATCGGGCAGGAATAGGAAGGAGAAGCAAGGATGGCACCGTGATCGATGTCGAGTATGGTGAGGAAGAGTCTGGTGAtgttgctgatgatgatgatgatgatgagaaagCGTTGATGCATTACCATGTTGAACAGAGTGGCAGTGTTGGCAGGTGA